DNA from Ignavibacteriales bacterium:
AAGCTTTGTAATCCTAACCGCTTATGGCACAATTGAAAACGCAGTTAGGGCTATGCGCCTCGGTGCATTTGATTACATTTCGAAACCGGTTGACCTGGATGAGCTTGATTTAATGATTGAAAGAATTATTGAACACAAAAATCTAAAATCAGAAATCCAATTATTAAAAAACCAGTTAAAAGAAAAATTTAAAATTGATTCTTTCGTTTCCCACTCTCCAAAAATGGAAGAAGTATTAAGCCTAGCTTCTCGCGCTGCTGATAGCAAAGCAACAATACTTATCAATGGGGAAAGCGGAACGGGAAAAGAAGTTCTTGCGAAATCAATTCATTATGTAAGCCCCAGAAAAGAAAATCCGTTTATTGCTGTTAACATTCCAGCTTTGCCGGAAACACTTCTTGAAAGTGAATTGTTTGGACACGAGAAAGGTGCATTTACTGGAGCTGAAAAAGCTAAGAAAGGTAGATTTGAACTTGCCAACTCGGGTACAATATTTTTAGATGAAATTGGTGACATTCCAATTAATCTTCAAGTAAAATTATTGCGTGTTTTGCAGGAACATCAAATCGAAAGATTAGGCTCTACAGAAAGTGTTGATATCGATGTAAGAATCATTGCAGCTACTCATCAAAACTTGGAAGACAAAATTAAAGATGGAAGTTTTAGAGAAGATTTATTTTACAGATTGAATATTGTTTCGCTTAACATTCCTCCTTTACGTGAGCGCAGAGAAGATATACTTCCGCTTATAGAATATTTTATTAATAAGTATACAAAAGAAAATGGCAGGCAGAAATTAAGCATATCCAAAGAAGCCGTTGATTTACTAATTAAATTTAATTTTCCCGGCAATGTACGGGAATTAGAAAATATTATTGAGCGTGCTGTTGTACTTTGCAGAACTGAAATAATTACAGTTAGTGATTTACCAAATGTAGTGAGTGGTTTTAAAGCTGAAAAAGAAATCTTAACTAAAGCAGATGCAACGCTAACAGAACAAGTGGAAGAACTTGAAAGGAAATTGATTTTTGATGCACTTAGCAAGGCTAACGGTAATCAATCACAAGCTGGCAGAATGCTTGGATTAACAGAACGAAACTTGCGTTATAAAATGCAGAAATATGAGATTAAAAAGTTTGATTGATTTGAAAAAACATCAGCATGAGCGGAAATGAAGGATGACATAAATAGTAAATGTCACACTTCCGCTTCGGCTCAGTGTGACACTAAAAATCAAAGTCTAATGAAGCGGAAATCATTTGGTTGGAATATTTGTAGTAATAATCATTTGAATTGTTTTTAAAATAATTCCATGTAGCCGAAATCGATAAACCCTTTGCAACTGAACTCAAATCAAAAACAATTCCTGCGCCAAATCCAAACTGATTATCTTCACGCATTACGTTTAGCTCTTCCCCGCTTCTATTAACGGCTGGTAGCGAAGAATAATTTCTTATTAGATATCTTGCATCAAGACTTAATTCGATGTTTTCATTAAAGTAATGTTTAAATCCCAATCCGGTTTCAATTCCATCATATGCATAAATATCATTAAATATCTCTTCTTCGTAATAAACAAGTGAATCACTAATTAAATAACGACTTCCATCGGAAAGATTTTTTCTATATTCGATATAACCATTAATACCTGTTAAATCACTTAACGATTGTCCAATGTTTGCTTTCAGTTTTAACTGAGCCGCCTCGTTTAGGTAGCCTTCAAAATCATATTTTTCAGAATATTGTTTGATTAAATATTCTGCATTTAATGTAAGTGACGTTTGAGTTTCAAAGTTTGAAATCCAGTTTACAAAAAACCGGTGCTCATTGTGAGAGAACAATGTAAAGTTTTTATAAGTGTTTATGTTAAAAATATAACCGGGTAAGATATAATCAGACTCGCTAATTGAATGACGATAATTTACATAAGCCGAAATTTGGTTGAAATCATAAACTTTAAATTCATCTTTGTTATTTCTAAAAGAATAATTTATTCCTGCGTTTAATGGATTATCATCCACAGAAAATAAATGTGTTTCTACTAATCCGATGCGATGTGTGTTAAATGATTTTGATGTTGTTGCTTGGAAATAATTTAATCCGCCTTCATAATAAATTTGAACGTTGTTTAAATCTGATTCGAAGTTATACGCGGAACCAAAGGCAAAACTGTTTATATAATCAGAAACTTTTTCACTTGTATTAAAAATATTATCATCATATATGCCCTGATAATAAGTGTACAAGTTAAACTGAGCTTGTGCAGTTTGTAAAAATAGAATTGCTAAAATTGTTGCAGTACCAAAAAGATTTTTCATAATTCAATTTCTATGCAAATTAATTTCCCCAGTTGGGACTATTTCCATTTTGATTTCCGCCGCTGCCCTTACCGCCCGGACCTTGTTTACCTGCGCCCATTCGTTTTCTCATTTTATTAAAACTCATTCCGCTTTGTCTTGTATCGCAAATTCCATCTCCATCTTTATCTATGAACACATCTTTTCTTTTGCGATTTTCTTTTACATCAGTTTGAGCTTTTTCTTTTGAGCCAATTTGATTTTGAGCTTTGTTCATTTCTTGATTTTGAGTTTGAACTTTTTCGCGTTCCTGATTTTTTTGCTTTGTCTGCGTTGAATCAGAAACTGTCTGGCTGTAAATCAAACCAGCTGAAAGTAATACGATTGTTATTATTGTTTTCATATATATACCTCTAAAGATTTTGTACAATATAAATGCCACTTAAATTATTGCTATGAGGCAACAGAATTCAAATAAAATGATTATTGCCTTCGACCAAGATGGTTAAGTACGACTAAATGGGCGAAAATTATATATTTTTACATCGTAATTTAATCACATTTATCAAAGGAGACTTATGAAATCTGTATTATTAATTCTTATTGGTCAAAGAAAACAAGCTGCAGTGCAAGTTCAAAAAGTTTTAACCGGTTGGGGATGCATGATTAAAACAAGATTGGGTATTCACGACGGTGTTATGGAAAATTGCAGTGATCAAGGATTACTTATTCTTGAACTTGCGGGCGAAAGAAAAAAAATGGATGAGTTAGCAAGAAAAGTTTCTTTAATAAAAGGAGTTTCCTTTAAGCTTGTTG
Protein-coding regions in this window:
- a CDS encoding sigma-54-dependent Fis family transcriptional regulator, with translation MKDYTILIVDDEDAQRSILKGYLEKKGYKIFSASSGTEGIKAVQSNLIDIILSDFKMPDKTGLEVLEEVRKINPEISFVILTAYGTIENAVRAMRLGAFDYISKPVDLDELDLMIERIIEHKNLKSEIQLLKNQLKEKFKIDSFVSHSPKMEEVLSLASRAADSKATILINGESGTGKEVLAKSIHYVSPRKENPFIAVNIPALPETLLESELFGHEKGAFTGAEKAKKGRFELANSGTIFLDEIGDIPINLQVKLLRVLQEHQIERLGSTESVDIDVRIIAATHQNLEDKIKDGSFREDLFYRLNIVSLNIPPLRERREDILPLIEYFINKYTKENGRQKLSISKEAVDLLIKFNFPGNVRELENIIERAVVLCRTEIITVSDLPNVVSGFKAEKEILTKADATLTEQVEELERKLIFDALSKANGNQSQAGRMLGLTERNLRYKMQKYEIKKFD